A single region of the Pseudomonas solani genome encodes:
- the pfkB gene encoding 1-phosphofructokinase, which translates to MARILTLTLNPALDLTLRLPRLEPGAVNRGQALVSHAAGKGLNVAQVLADLGHSLSVSGFLGAGNAQPFEALFARRGFHDAFVRVEGETRSNLKLAEDDGRITDINGPGPEVDAAAKDELLRRIDALVPGHDLVVVAGSLPRGVDADWFAALLRRLHGLGARVALDSSGAALRAGLASAPWLVKPNAEELADACGRPLDELAAQAEEAARLQAAGIEHLVLSMGAEGVRWFNRGQALQSRPPKVKVASTVGAGDSLLAGMVHGLLAGWPAERTLAHATAIAAQAVTQIGFGINDRAQLAALESAVRVQPVEEQHEVPR; encoded by the coding sequence ATGGCACGCATCCTCACGCTCACCCTCAACCCGGCGCTGGACCTCACCCTGCGCCTGCCGCGCCTGGAGCCCGGTGCGGTCAACCGGGGCCAGGCGCTGGTCAGCCACGCCGCCGGCAAGGGCCTCAACGTCGCCCAGGTGCTGGCCGACCTGGGCCACTCCCTCAGCGTCAGCGGCTTCCTCGGCGCCGGCAACGCCCAGCCCTTCGAAGCGCTGTTCGCCCGGCGCGGCTTCCACGACGCTTTCGTCCGCGTCGAGGGCGAAACCCGCAGCAACCTCAAGCTGGCCGAAGACGACGGCCGCATCACCGACATCAACGGCCCCGGGCCGGAGGTGGACGCAGCGGCAAAAGACGAACTGCTGCGCCGCATCGACGCCCTGGTGCCCGGGCACGACCTGGTGGTGGTGGCCGGTAGCCTGCCACGGGGCGTGGACGCCGACTGGTTCGCTGCGCTGCTGCGGCGCCTGCATGGGCTGGGCGCACGGGTGGCGCTGGACAGCAGCGGGGCGGCCCTGCGCGCCGGGCTTGCCAGCGCGCCCTGGCTGGTCAAGCCCAACGCCGAGGAGCTGGCCGACGCCTGTGGCCGCCCTCTCGACGAGTTGGCCGCACAGGCCGAGGAGGCCGCGCGCCTGCAGGCCGCCGGCATCGAACACCTGGTGCTGTCCATGGGTGCCGAGGGCGTGCGCTGGTTCAACCGGGGGCAGGCCCTGCAGTCGCGCCCGCCCAAGGTGAAGGTGGCCAGCACCGTGGGCGCCGGCGATTCGCTGCTGGCGGGCATGGTCCACGGCCTGCTGGCCGGCTGGCCCGCCGAGCGCACCCTGGCCCACGCCACCGCCATCGCCGCCCAGGCAGTGACGCAGATCGGTTTCGGCATCAATGACCGGGCGCAACTGGCCGCGCTGGAAAGCGCGGTGCGCGTGCAGCCCGTAGAAGAACAACACGAGGTACCCCGATGA
- a CDS encoding fructose-specific PTS transporter subunit EIIC, with product MKFALVTACPNGAVSSLISARLLEGAARRLGWTPGVEMPGGEPLSAEAVADADWVLVVKTGPLDLARFAGKRLYLATPAEALHEPQAFLQRAEREAQVRAEQAAPVPAVASERPRLVAVTACPTGVAHTFMAAEALKQAAARLGMELQVETQGSVGARDPLPAEAIAAADVVLLATDIEVDTARFAGKRVYRCSTGVALKQSEATLRKALADAQVQQAGKPGSPQAEGQGEAKGVYKHLLTGVSFMLPMVVAGGLLIALSFVFGIEAFKEQGTLAAALMQIGGDTAFKLMVPLLAGYIAYSIADRPGLAPGMIGGLLAATLGAGFIGGIIAGFLAGYSAKAISRWVRLPQSLEALKPILIIPLLASLITGLVMIYVVGKPVAGMLAALTQFLDGMGSTNAILLGVLLGGMMCVDLGGPINKAAYAFSVGLLASHSYAPMAATMAAGMVPPIGLGIACLLARRKFAQSEREAGKAALVLGLCFISEGAIPFAAKDPLRVIPASIAGGALTGALSMYFGCKLMAPHGGLFVMLIPNAINHVLAYLLAIVAGSLVTGLLYAALKRGDSQELVPS from the coding sequence ATGAAATTCGCCCTTGTCACCGCCTGCCCCAATGGCGCGGTCAGCAGCCTGATCAGCGCGCGCCTGCTGGAAGGCGCCGCCCGCCGCCTGGGCTGGACACCCGGGGTGGAAATGCCCGGCGGCGAGCCCCTGTCCGCCGAGGCCGTGGCCGATGCCGACTGGGTGCTGGTGGTGAAGACCGGCCCGCTGGACCTCGCGCGCTTCGCCGGCAAGCGCCTCTACCTGGCCACCCCGGCCGAGGCCCTGCACGAGCCGCAAGCCTTCCTCCAGCGTGCCGAGCGCGAGGCCCAGGTACGGGCCGAGCAGGCCGCGCCCGTGCCTGCCGTGGCCAGTGAGCGGCCACGCCTGGTCGCCGTCACCGCATGCCCCACGGGCGTCGCCCACACCTTCATGGCCGCTGAAGCGTTGAAGCAGGCCGCCGCGCGCCTGGGCATGGAACTGCAGGTGGAAACCCAGGGCTCGGTGGGGGCCCGCGACCCGCTGCCGGCCGAAGCCATCGCCGCTGCCGATGTGGTGCTGCTGGCCACCGATATCGAAGTGGACACCGCCCGCTTCGCCGGCAAGCGCGTCTACCGCTGCAGCACCGGCGTCGCCCTCAAGCAATCCGAAGCCACCCTGCGCAAGGCCCTGGCTGATGCCCAGGTGCAGCAGGCCGGCAAGCCCGGCAGCCCCCAGGCCGAGGGCCAGGGCGAAGCCAAAGGCGTGTACAAGCACCTGCTCACGGGCGTGTCCTTCATGCTGCCGATGGTGGTGGCGGGCGGCCTGCTGATCGCCCTGTCCTTCGTCTTCGGCATCGAGGCCTTCAAGGAGCAGGGCACCCTGGCCGCCGCGCTGATGCAGATCGGCGGCGACACCGCCTTCAAGCTGATGGTGCCGCTGCTGGCCGGCTACATCGCCTATTCCATCGCCGACCGCCCGGGCCTGGCGCCGGGGATGATCGGCGGGCTGCTGGCCGCCACACTGGGCGCAGGCTTCATCGGCGGCATCATCGCGGGCTTCCTCGCCGGCTACTCGGCCAAGGCCATCAGCCGCTGGGTGAGGCTGCCGCAGAGCCTTGAGGCGCTCAAGCCCATCCTCATCATCCCGCTGCTGGCCAGCCTGATCACCGGGCTGGTGATGATCTACGTGGTCGGCAAACCGGTGGCCGGCATGCTCGCCGCGCTGACCCAGTTCCTCGACGGCATGGGCAGCACCAACGCCATCCTCCTGGGCGTGTTGCTGGGCGGGATGATGTGCGTCGACCTCGGCGGGCCGATCAACAAGGCCGCCTATGCCTTCTCCGTCGGCCTGCTGGCCTCCCACAGCTACGCGCCCATGGCCGCCACCATGGCGGCCGGCATGGTGCCCCCCATCGGCCTGGGCATCGCCTGCCTGCTGGCGCGGCGCAAGTTCGCCCAGAGCGAGCGCGAGGCCGGCAAGGCGGCGCTGGTGCTGGGGCTGTGCTTCATCTCCGAGGGTGCCATTCCCTTCGCCGCCAAGGACCCGCTGCGGGTGATCCCCGCCAGCATCGCCGGCGGCGCGCTCACCGGCGCGCTGTCGATGTACTTCGGCTGCAAGCTCATGGCGCCCCACGGCGGGCTGTTCGTCATGCTCATCCCCAACGCCATCAACCACGTGCTCGCCTACCTGCTGGCCATCGTCGCCGGCAGCCTGGTCACCGGCCTGCTCTATGCCGCGCTCAAGCGCGGCGATAGCCAGGAGTTAGTGCCCTCGTAG
- a CDS encoding shikimate 5-dehydrogenase: MPRTLNKDTRLCMSLSGRPGNFGTRFHNSLYEQLGLDYVYKAFTTADLPAAIGGIRALGIRGCAVSMPFKEACIAHLDELDSSAAVIQSVNTIVNDDGHLKGYNTDYLAVASLLRSHGVDPQADFALRGSGGMGKAVTFALRDSGFANGTLVARNASRGQALAATCGYEWQAEQGELRPRLLVNVTPIGMEGGPEAGQLAFDEATIDAAEVIFDVVAIPVETPLIRTARALGKRVITGGEVIVLQGVEQFVLYTGIRPSAEQIAEAAAFARS, translated from the coding sequence ATGCCCCGCACCCTGAACAAGGACACCCGCCTGTGCATGTCGCTGTCGGGCCGCCCCGGCAATTTCGGTACGCGCTTCCACAACTCGCTCTACGAGCAACTGGGCCTGGACTACGTCTACAAGGCCTTCACCACGGCAGACCTGCCGGCCGCCATCGGCGGCATCCGCGCGCTGGGCATCCGGGGCTGCGCGGTGTCGATGCCGTTCAAGGAAGCCTGCATCGCCCACCTCGATGAGCTGGATTCCTCGGCGGCGGTGATCCAGTCGGTCAACACCATCGTCAACGACGACGGCCACCTCAAGGGCTACAACACCGACTACCTGGCGGTGGCCAGCCTGCTGCGCAGCCACGGCGTCGACCCGCAGGCGGACTTCGCCCTGCGCGGCAGCGGCGGCATGGGCAAGGCGGTGACCTTCGCCCTGCGTGACAGCGGTTTCGCCAACGGCACCCTGGTGGCGCGCAACGCGTCACGGGGCCAGGCCCTGGCCGCGACGTGCGGCTACGAATGGCAGGCGGAGCAGGGCGAGCTGCGCCCGCGCCTGCTGGTGAACGTGACCCCCATCGGCATGGAGGGCGGCCCCGAGGCCGGGCAGCTGGCCTTCGACGAGGCCACCATCGACGCCGCGGAGGTGATCTTCGACGTGGTCGCCATTCCCGTGGAAACCCCGCTGATCCGCACCGCCCGTGCCCTCGGCAAGCGGGTGATCACCGGTGGCGAAGTCATCGTCCTGCAAGGGGTGGAGCAGTTCGTGCTATACACCGGCATCCGCCCCAGCGCCGAACAGATCGCCGAGGCCGCCGCCTTCGCGCGCAGCTGA
- a CDS encoding GFA family protein, giving the protein MIKQLGNTPILPIHRASCHCGAVVLELTLPDGVVDPRRCDCSMCRRKGAIVASVPLAGLRVVQGADVLTLYQFNTLAARHYFCSRCGIHTHHQRRSNPHQYGFNVGCLEGVNPFDLGEVPTSDGVNHPADR; this is encoded by the coding sequence ATGATCAAGCAGCTTGGCAACACCCCGATCCTCCCCATCCACCGCGCCAGCTGCCACTGCGGCGCCGTGGTGCTGGAGCTGACCCTGCCGGACGGGGTGGTGGACCCGCGCCGCTGCGACTGCTCCATGTGCCGGCGCAAGGGCGCCATCGTCGCCAGCGTGCCGCTGGCCGGGCTGCGCGTGGTGCAGGGCGCCGACGTGCTCACGCTCTACCAGTTCAACACCCTCGCTGCACGGCATTACTTCTGCTCCCGCTGCGGCATCCACACCCACCACCAGCGCCGCTCCAACCCGCATCAGTACGGCTTCAACGTCGGCTGCCTGGAGGGGGTCAACCCCTTCGACCTGGGCGAAGTGCCCACCAGCGACGGGGTCAACCACCCGGCCGATCGCTGA
- a CDS encoding IS481 family transposase produces MPWQECTTMSIRREFVLLAQHPQSNIRELCRRYGISPKTAYKWLERYQELGDSALQDQSRRPLTSPGRSSAELEREVVRLHHQFPYWGARKLLHLLPKAMDRPHHSTLDAILRRHGCQVRYHAEDVQAPATHRYEHKRPNELWQIDFKGNFHLSDRNSPRCHPLTVLDDHSRFALCLEGCEGERLELVRPKLATVFRRYGLPCRITADNGPPWGSNIEGGLSAMEVWLMRLGIDVSHSRPYHPQTQGKLERFHQTLKHELLHRSFSDMEHCQRVMDQWRDQYNQQRPHEALGQLPPISRYQPSLRAYPEQLPEIEYEPEDKVLKVGGTGQVQFKGKSRFVGGGLLGERIAIRPTGVDGVYDVIFIHKTIRQFDLREKK; encoded by the coding sequence ATGCCGTGGCAGGAGTGCACCACCATGTCGATACGACGTGAATTCGTACTGTTGGCCCAACACCCGCAGAGCAACATCCGGGAGCTCTGTCGACGCTACGGCATCAGCCCCAAGACGGCTTACAAATGGCTGGAGCGATATCAAGAACTGGGTGATTCCGCTCTGCAGGACCAATCCCGTCGTCCGCTGACGAGTCCTGGACGCAGCAGCGCCGAGCTGGAGCGAGAGGTGGTGCGCCTGCATCACCAATTCCCTTATTGGGGCGCTCGCAAGCTGCTCCATCTGTTGCCAAAGGCCATGGATCGCCCTCATCACAGCACCCTCGATGCGATTCTTCGGCGCCATGGCTGCCAGGTGCGCTATCACGCCGAGGACGTACAGGCGCCAGCTACCCATCGCTACGAGCACAAGCGGCCAAACGAGCTCTGGCAGATCGACTTCAAGGGCAACTTCCATCTTTCGGACCGCAACTCACCACGTTGCCACCCGCTGACGGTACTCGATGACCATTCACGCTTTGCGCTCTGCCTGGAGGGCTGTGAAGGGGAACGCCTGGAGCTGGTGCGCCCCAAGCTGGCCACGGTTTTCCGTCGCTATGGGCTGCCATGCCGGATAACGGCCGACAACGGCCCGCCCTGGGGCTCAAACATCGAGGGCGGCCTATCTGCGATGGAGGTCTGGCTGATGCGCCTAGGCATCGACGTCAGTCATAGCCGCCCTTACCACCCACAGACCCAAGGCAAGCTTGAGCGTTTCCATCAAACCCTCAAGCATGAGCTGCTGCATCGCAGCTTCAGTGACATGGAGCACTGCCAGCGCGTGATGGACCAATGGCGAGACCAGTACAACCAACAACGACCTCATGAGGCGCTGGGCCAGTTACCACCGATATCGCGCTATCAGCCAAGCCTAAGGGCGTACCCGGAGCAATTGCCGGAAATCGAGTACGAGCCGGAGGACAAGGTGCTCAAGGTAGGGGGAACCGGACAGGTGCAATTCAAAGGGAAAAGCCGGTTCGTCGGTGGTGGGTTATTGGGCGAGCGAATCGCAATACGCCCCACCGGTGTGGATGGTGTCTACGATGTGATTTTCATCCATAAGACAATCCGCCAGTTCGACCTGAGAGAGAAGAAGTAA
- a CDS encoding demethoxyubiquinone hydroxylase family protein: protein MLNTGSRFLKVNHAGEMGAVCIYSGQIFMARLMAPSLVDRLREFREHERGHREVFRAELAQRGVSRCRSYWLCAGGGLLLGLITGLLGQRAIATTTAAVEHVVLRHLDEQLATLADQDPAASACIGSILAEEQQHHDEWEELAGGHWTYSLAPLVRLSTEAVIQLGLRL, encoded by the coding sequence GTGTTGAACACCGGCAGCCGCTTCCTCAAGGTCAACCACGCCGGCGAAATGGGTGCGGTATGCATCTACAGCGGGCAGATATTCATGGCGCGCCTGATGGCGCCGTCCCTGGTCGACCGGTTGCGGGAGTTCCGCGAGCACGAGCGCGGCCACCGTGAAGTGTTTCGCGCCGAACTGGCACAGCGCGGCGTTTCACGCTGCCGCAGCTACTGGCTGTGCGCAGGAGGTGGACTGCTGCTCGGGCTGATCACCGGGTTGCTGGGCCAGCGGGCCATCGCCACGACTACGGCGGCTGTGGAGCATGTGGTGCTGCGGCATCTCGACGAACAGTTGGCGACCCTGGCCGATCAGGACCCCGCCGCCAGCGCCTGTATCGGCTCGATCCTCGCGGAAGAACAGCAGCATCACGATGAGTGGGAAGAGCTCGCCGGCGGTCATTGGACCTATTCGCTGGCGCCACTGGTGCGGCTGAGCACCGAAGCGGTCATCCAGCTCGGCCTGCGCCTCTGA
- a CDS encoding DUF2931 family protein has translation MKRLLLALIILALAGCAAGSGRPRLPYDYWYVGLAAPRFMEVWVESVDVIDRRGLAYFRIRAGVPAYTNNPLGWHKGGGGMKQVSNVDLPETLFVRWQSLVEPQTYKLRIDIPQWVRDEMVKPQRIYCQGSKSWETDYRKIVSIGMAPGGIAKAWVGGPCLANIEIGRYQAKVEPLGPSQGETNGQYAWPALEPESAAYIKQHSIPYESW, from the coding sequence ATGAAGCGCCTGTTGCTGGCCCTTATCATCCTTGCCCTGGCCGGTTGCGCGGCAGGCTCCGGCCGGCCGAGGCTGCCCTATGACTACTGGTACGTTGGTCTTGCCGCGCCGCGTTTTATGGAGGTCTGGGTCGAAAGCGTGGATGTCATTGATCGCCGAGGACTGGCGTACTTCCGCATTCGTGCCGGGGTACCCGCCTATACCAACAACCCGCTGGGTTGGCACAAAGGAGGGGGTGGTATGAAGCAAGTTTCAAATGTCGACTTGCCCGAAACGCTGTTCGTGCGCTGGCAGTCCCTGGTGGAACCCCAGACCTACAAGCTGCGCATCGATATTCCGCAGTGGGTGCGCGATGAGATGGTCAAGCCGCAACGGATCTACTGCCAAGGCTCCAAAAGCTGGGAGACCGACTACCGCAAGATCGTCTCCATCGGCATGGCCCCCGGTGGCATCGCCAAGGCCTGGGTGGGTGGGCCGTGCCTGGCGAACATTGAGATCGGGCGCTACCAGGCCAAGGTCGAGCCACTGGGGCCGTCACAGGGCGAAACCAATGGGCAGTACGCCTGGCCCGCACTTGAGCCTGAATCGGCGGCCTATATCAAGCAACACAGCATCCCTTATGAATCCTGGTAA
- a CDS encoding DUF2931 family protein, which produces MRRLLLALVILALAGCAAGSGRPRLPYDYWYVGIGAPRFMEVWVESVDVIDRRGYAYFDIHGGVVAYNDKTPGWYDGGGKMMPVSNVDLPETLFVRWQSLVEPQTYKLRIDIPQWVRDEMVKPQRAYCSGRKQWRDNQYRFDISIGMAPGGIAKAWVGGPCLSNIEIGRYRAKVDTRGPYEGHSNGRYYRPPTDTAQAYIKQHGIPYESW; this is translated from the coding sequence ATGAGGCGCCTGCTGCTGGCCCTTGTCATCCTTGCCCTGGCCGGTTGCGCGGCAGGCTCCGGCCGGCCGAGGCTGCCCTATGACTACTGGTATGTCGGGATAGGCGCACCCCGCTTCATGGAGGTCTGGGTAGAAAGCGTGGATGTCATCGATCGCCGTGGTTATGCGTACTTCGATATCCACGGCGGTGTAGTGGCCTACAACGACAAGACGCCCGGCTGGTACGACGGTGGCGGGAAGATGATGCCGGTCAGCAATGTCGACTTGCCCGAAACGCTGTTCGTGCGCTGGCAGTCCCTGGTGGAACCGCAGACCTACAAGCTGCGCATCGATATCCCGCAGTGGGTGCGCGACGAGATGGTCAAGCCACAACGGGCTTACTGCTCGGGACGAAAGCAATGGCGAGACAACCAGTATCGTTTCGACATCTCCATCGGCATGGCCCCCGGTGGCATCGCCAAGGCCTGGGTGGGTGGGCCATGCCTGTCGAATATCGAGATCGGGCGCTACCGGGCCAAGGTCGATACGAGGGGCCCCTACGAGGGCCACTCCAATGGGCGCTACTACCGCCCACCCACTGATACCGCGCAGGCCTATATCAAGCAACACGGCATCCCTTATGAGTCCTGGTAA